One window of the Brevibacterium limosum genome contains the following:
- the fepB gene encoding Fe2+-enterobactin ABC transporter substrate-binding protein, which produces MSRLILPGVRTHVLASLALITDDAGHEVTAEEQPTTIVSTAVTLTGSLLAIDAPVTASGATMPNSPVADDQGFFTQWSDVAKEKDVEALYQGDPDVEAVLGEEPDLIVVSKTGQDSANAIYDQLSDIAPTVVIDYGDKDWQEVTSRLGEITGHEDDAKKVNDEFDARAEEVKESIDAPAQPVTGLVFNEKVKGGGSGASANIWTPESAQGKLLEEVGFELAEVPEGTAGQGEMGKRADIVEVTGENLSKAVTGESVFLFNANEKTAESYEKNSLVESTPAVKNDAVFALGLDSFRLDYYSATNVLGRIEDEFGK; this is translated from the coding sequence ATGTCCCGCCTCATCCTGCCTGGTGTCCGCACCCACGTGCTCGCCTCGCTTGCTCTCATCACCGACGATGCCGGTCACGAGGTCACCGCCGAGGAGCAGCCGACGACGATCGTCTCCACCGCCGTCACCCTCACCGGCAGCCTGCTTGCGATCGACGCACCCGTCACCGCCTCCGGTGCCACCATGCCGAACTCCCCCGTCGCCGACGACCAGGGCTTCTTCACTCAGTGGAGCGATGTCGCGAAGGAGAAGGATGTCGAGGCCCTCTACCAAGGCGACCCCGACGTCGAGGCAGTGCTGGGCGAGGAGCCCGACCTCATCGTGGTCTCGAAGACCGGCCAGGACTCGGCGAATGCGATCTACGATCAGCTCAGCGATATCGCTCCGACCGTGGTCATCGACTACGGCGACAAGGACTGGCAGGAGGTCACGAGCCGCCTCGGCGAGATCACCGGCCACGAGGACGACGCAAAGAAGGTCAATGACGAGTTCGACGCTCGCGCCGAGGAAGTCAAGGAGTCGATCGACGCCCCCGCGCAGCCCGTCACCGGGTTGGTCTTCAACGAGAAGGTCAAGGGAGGCGGATCTGGGGCCAGCGCGAACATCTGGACGCCGGAATCGGCGCAGGGAAAACTCCTCGAAGAGGTCGGTTTCGAACTCGCCGAAGTCCCTGAGGGGACGGCCGGCCAAGGCGAGATGGGCAAGCGCGCCGATATCGTCGAGGTCACCGGTGAGAACCTCTCCAAGGCCGTCACCGGTGAATCCGTCTTCCTCTTCAATGCGAATGAGAAGACCGCCGAGTCGTATGAGAAGAACTCTCTCGTCGAGAGCACCCCTGCGGTGAAGAACGATGCGGTCTTCGCCCTCGGCCTCGACTCGTTCCGCCTCGACTACTATTCCGCCACGAACGTCCTCGGCCGGATCGAGGACGAATTCGGCAAGTGA